In the genome of Drosophila subpulchrella strain 33 F10 #4 breed RU33 chromosome 2L, RU_Dsub_v1.1 Primary Assembly, whole genome shotgun sequence, one region contains:
- the LOC119548675 gene encoding serine/threonine-protein phosphatase alpha-3 isoform: protein MDNAGYRKVNQSPDISRDDPSGEEGYTDTERENFVLNLSDLILRLKNFRRSKQQRLPLIETEVSKLCSLAREHFMNEPMLLDVSAPVRVVGDIHGQYIDLLKILDHCGYPPNTNYLFLGDYVDRGKNSVETITMLLALRVKYPKHVHLLRGNHECQSVNRVYGFFDECKRRYTVKLWKTFVDCYNCMPVAATISHRIFCCHGGLSPQLKDLSDIDSLSRPTEIPETGLLCDLLWSDPDRYGFGWTPSDRGVSYLYGRDVLEKFLQKHDFDLVCRAHQVVEDGYEFFAKRQLVTVFSAPNYCGMYDNAGASMGVDKDLVISFDVQRPDNRKAVLRKVSISPAN from the coding sequence ATGGATAACGCAGGATATAGAAAAGTGAATCAGAGTCCAGATATCAGCAGGGACGATCCCTCGGGTGAGGAAGGTTATACGGATACTGAGAGGGAGAACTTCGTTCTTAATTTAAGTGACTTGATCCTTCGGCTGAAGAACTTCCGTCgcagcaagcagcaaagaCTTCCGCTCATCGAGACGGAAGTGAGCAAACTTTGCAGCCTGGCACGTGAACATTTCATGAACGAACCCATGCTACTGGATGTTTCGGCTCCCGTTAGGGTCGTTGGCGACATACATGGCCAGTATATTGACCTCCTAAAGATCCTCGACCACTGTGGCTATCCTCCGAACACAAACTACCTATTTCTGGGGGATTACGTGGATAGGGGAAAGAATTCCGTGGAAACGATCACCATGCTTTTGGCCTTGCGGGTCAAGTATCCCAAGCATGTGCATCTATTACGTGGCAACCACGAATGCCAGTCGGTTAATCGGGTCTATGGATTTTTCGATGAGTGTAAACGGCGATACACGGTGAAACTGTGGAAGACCTTTGTCGATTGCTACAATTGTATGCCGGTTGCAGCAACGATTTCACATCGCATTTTCTGCTGCCACGGCGGCTTGAGTCCCCAACTGAAGGATCTTAGCGATATCGACTCGCTCAGCCGTCCAACCGAAATCCCAGAGACAGGTCTGCTGTGCGACCTGCTGTGGAGTGATCCGGATCGCTATGGTTTCGGTTGGACGCCGAGCGATCGGGGTGTCAGCTACCTCTATGGACGCGATGTTCTGGAGAAGTTTCTGCAGAAGCACGATTTCGATCTGGTATGCCGGGCCCATCAGGTCGTCGAGGATGGTTATGAGTTCTTTGCCAAACGGCAGTTGGTCACAGTCTTCTCGGCCCCGAACTACTGTGGGATGTACGACAATGCTGGGGCTTCGATGGGCGTTGACAAGGATCTGGTTATCTCTTTTGATGTACAGCGGCCCGATAATCGAAAAGCCGTTCTGAGGAAGGTCAGCATTTCACCAGCAAATTGA